One Candidatus Coatesbacteria bacterium genomic window, CCCCGAGGCGGGGCGCCTTCAGCTGACCGCCACCGACCTCGAGGTCGGCGTCGCCTGCGGGCTGGCCGCCGAGGTCGACGGCGGCGGCGAGATCACCCTGCCGGCGCGCAAGCTGACCGAGATCCTGCGCGAGCTGCCCGAGGCCGCCGTCACCGTCAACGTCGAGGGCACCAGTTGCACGATCAGTTGCGAGAACGCTCGCTTCAGCCTCGCCGGGATCGAAGCCGCCGAGTTCCCCCCCCAGCCCCAGGTCGCCCCGGAAACCAACCTGACCCTGTCCTCGGACACGGTCCGCGAGATGATCCACCAGACCATCTTCGCCGTCAGCTACGACGAAACCCGCTACTTTCTCAATGGCATCTACATCTCCGCCAAGGGTCAGGAGCTGGTCTTCGTGGCCACCGACGGCCGCCGTCTGGCCAAGAGCACCCGTCAACTGGAAACCGGCGACTACGACTTCGCCGGGATCATCCCCACCAAGGCCGTCAGCGAGATCGACAAGCTGGCCGCCAAGGTCGAGGAAGTCACCTTCTCCCTGGCCCGGGGGCACATCGTCGCCGACTTCGGCGACACCGTGCTGACCGCCAGCCTGATCGAGGGCGACTATCCGGACTACAACAAGCTGATCCCCGCCGAGTTTCCCCGCAGCGCCCGCGTCAACCGCGGCCTGCTCGAGGACGCCACCCGCCGCATCTCCCTGATGGCCGATGAAACCTCCCATCGAGTGGCCTACGAGTTCGACGACAACCAGGTGCGCATCACCGGCAAGAGCGAGCAGGGCGAGGCCGCGGAGCAGCTCGACGTCGGCTACGACGCCGAGCCCCTGCGCATCGGCTTCAACGCCCGTTACGTCAGTGACGCCCTCAAGGCCACCGAGGCTCCGGAGATCGAATTCCAACTG contains:
- the dnaN gene encoding DNA polymerase III subunit beta → MEFVCSRGTLFDTLSMVAGVVKKNPPLPVLSNVLVKADPEAGRLQLTATDLEVGVACGLAAEVDGGGEITLPARKLTEILRELPEAAVTVNVEGTSCTISCENARFSLAGIEAAEFPPQPQVAPETNLTLSSDTVREMIHQTIFAVSYDETRYFLNGIYISAKGQELVFVATDGRRLAKSTRQLETGDYDFAGIIPTKAVSEIDKLAAKVEEVTFSLARGHIVADFGDTVLTASLIEGDYPDYNKLIPAEFPRSARVNRGLLEDATRRISLMADETSHRVAYEFDDNQVRITGKSEQGEAAEQLDVGYDAEPLRIGFNARYVSDALKATEAPEIEFQLLENLRPGLIKPADGEDYLCLIMPMRLDDY